In Streptomyces sclerotialus, the DNA window CGCCGCCGAGGGCGCCGAAGAGGTCGGCGACGCAGGGGGCGGCGGGGCTGGGGCCCGCGACGAGGACGGTGCGGGGGCGGCCGTCGGGTGCGAGGGCCGGTATGCCGGCCTCGGCGGCGTTCCGCGCGGCGGTGCGCACGCGGGCGCCGGACTCGGCCACGGCGCGCAGCAGGCCGTACCGGTCCGCCTCGGCCAGGGCTTCGGGGGCGTCGAGGAGTGACTCGTCGAGCATGATGATGCTGCCTTCCGGTCGCCGGGCGGGCTGGGCGGAGCGGCCGCTGCCCCGGGCTCTCAGGCCTGCTTGCGGGCCTCGTCCACGAGGAGGACGGGGATGCCGTCGCGCACGGGGTAGGCGAGGCCGCAGCCGGTGCCGGTGCACACGAGTTCGGCGGGGTCGTCCGCGGACTTGTCTGCCAGGGGGGCGTGGCACGCCGGGCAGGCGAGGATCTCGAGGAGGCTGGCTTCGACCGGCACGGTGGCGGCCCCTTCCGGGTGATGATGTGTTTCGCCTCGTCAGCGTACCGCCGGGTGGCGGTGAGGGGCGCCTTTCGGCCGGTGGCCGCGGTGCACGGGCCCACCACGACCACCGTACGGCGGGGCCGGCGCGGGTGCTCCCGCGCCCGTCGCCGGCCCGGCTCCGTACGCGCGCCGCGGGTCAGCCGCGGACGATGGCGAGGACCTCGTCGCGTACCCGCTCCACGGTGGCCTCGTCGCGCGCCTCGGCGTTCAGGCGCAGCAGGGGCTCGGTGTTGGAGGGGCGGAGGTTGAACCACCAGTCGGCGGCGGTGACGGTCAGGCCGTCCAGCTCGTCCAGCTCCACGCCCTCGCGGCCCTCGTAGGCCGCCTTGATCGCGGCGAGCCGGCCGGCCTGGTCGTCGACGGTGCTGTTGATCTCGCCGGAGGCCGCGTACCGGTCGTACTGCGCGACCAGGCCCGACAGCGGGCCGTCCTGGCCGCCCAGGGCCGCCAGGACGTGCAGGGCGGCGAGCATGCCGGTGTCGGCGTTCCAGAAGTCGCGGAAGTAGTAGTGCGCGGAGTGCTCACCGCCGAAGATCGCGCCGGTCCTGGCCATCTCGGCCTTGATGAAGGAGTGGCCGACACGGGTGCGCACGGGCGTGCCGCCGCTCTCCTTGACGACCTCGGGCACGGACCAGGAGGTGATGCAGTTGTGAATCACCGTGGAACCGGGCTCCTTGGCCAGTTCGCGGGAGGCGACCAGGGCGGTGATGGCCGAGGGCGAGACCGGGTCGCCGTTCTCGTCGACGACGAAGCAGCGGTCGGCGTCCCCGTCGAAGGCCAGGCCGATGTCGGCGCCGGTCTCCCGGACGCGGGCCTGGAGGTCGACGATGTTCTTCGGGTCCAGCGGGTTGGCCTCGTGGTTCGGGAAGGTGCCGTCCAGCTCGAAGTACATCGGGTCCAGCTCTACCGGCAGGCCTTCGAAGACCGTGGGGACGGTGTGGCCGCCCATGCCGTTGCCCGCGTCCACCACGACCTTCAGGGGACGGATGTGGACGAGGTCCACCAGGGAGCGCAGGCGGGCCGCGTAGTCGGCCAGGACGTCGCGCTGGGTGATCGAGCCGGTTTCCGCGACGGGCTCGGGCGCGCCGCCCTCCAGCCACTCCTCCACCAGGGCGCGGATGTCGGCGAGACCGGTGTCCTGGCCGATCGGCGCGGCACCTGCCCGGCACATCTTGATGCCGTTGTACTGGGCCGGGTTGTGCGAGGCGGTGAACATCGCACCCGGCAGGCCCAGTGCCCCGCTCGCGTAGTACATCTCGTCGGTCGAACACAGCCCGATCTCGGTGACGTCGGCCCCGCGCGCGGCGGCACCGCGGGCGAACGCCCGGGCCAGGCCCGGCGAGGAGGGCCGCATATCGTACCCGATGACGATCGCGTTCGCCTCGGTGACCTGGGCGAAGGCCGCACCGAACAGCTCGGCCAGTGCCTCGTCCCACTGGTCGGGGACCACACCGCGCACGTCGTACGCCTTCACGATCTGGGACAGATCAGCCACAGCCACCCTCCTGAGGTCTCTTCGGGAAACCCCAAGCTACCGGGAA includes these proteins:
- a CDS encoding Trm112 family protein, which codes for MPVEASLLEILACPACHAPLADKSADDPAELVCTGTGCGLAYPVRDGIPVLLVDEARKQA
- a CDS encoding phosphomannomutase/phosphoglucomutase: MADLSQIVKAYDVRGVVPDQWDEALAELFGAAFAQVTEANAIVIGYDMRPSSPGLARAFARGAAARGADVTEIGLCSTDEMYYASGALGLPGAMFTASHNPAQYNGIKMCRAGAAPIGQDTGLADIRALVEEWLEGGAPEPVAETGSITQRDVLADYAARLRSLVDLVHIRPLKVVVDAGNGMGGHTVPTVFEGLPVELDPMYFELDGTFPNHEANPLDPKNIVDLQARVRETGADIGLAFDGDADRCFVVDENGDPVSPSAITALVASRELAKEPGSTVIHNCITSWSVPEVVKESGGTPVRTRVGHSFIKAEMARTGAIFGGEHSAHYYFRDFWNADTGMLAALHVLAALGGQDGPLSGLVAQYDRYAASGEINSTVDDQAGRLAAIKAAYEGREGVELDELDGLTVTAADWWFNLRPSNTEPLLRLNAEARDEATVERVRDEVLAIVRG